CCCAGACGTACACATAAACATTCAATTCAAATAGTAATAAATTTGAAAGTCGATGTTCCCTACGCTGGTATTAACCAAATCAGGTTCAAAGGGTTAGTATCTATCGGATACAATCTCAGCTGGCAAATACCAGCTCCCCCACATTCTTCTCGATATGAACTTGCAATCCCATTTTAACAGTAAATGGGGGAGATTTACAATATGTTTACAATATAACTTTTAAAATAGTAAAGCAAAATCTCTAGCAATCTAACAAATAGAAAAAAATTTTTTAAGGAAATAATGGAGAAATATGTTAATAAACTAGTCTAATTGGAAGTCGATAATTATATAATACATCGAACCAAATTTCTCTTTAGGAGGACAGAAGTGAAAAAGATTTTAATTGGAATATTCATTTTTTTACTCATGTTCCAAGCATCAACCTTTGCTCATTCAACTTTAACGAAATCATCACCAGCCGATGGTCAAATTGCAGGTAATAATTTAAGTGAACTAGTATTGGAATTTGATACACCAATTGAAAACACAAGTACTCTAACATTAGTAAGCGAGACTGGGGAACAGATTCCAGTTGAAGTTTCGGTAAACAACAATACGATTATTGGGAAAATCAATGCCCAGTTGGAAGAAGGAACATATCAAGTAAGCTGGGATATCGTAGGTGAGGATGGACATCCAATCAATGGTACATATTTATTTATGGTCGACGCATCTGAAACAACTCAATCTCCATCAGATCAGCTAGAGTCAGGTAGTAGCGGCTCATTTAACTGGATGGGTATTGTTCTTGGTGTAATAGTTGTACTAATTATAGTGACACTTTTTACAAAGAAAAGATAAGAAAAAAAGAGGTAAGGAATCTTAATACCGTACCTCTTTTAAAATGCTTTTTTTATAACAATTGATCAACCTCGTCCTTAAGCTGCTTCGCGTCTAATTCAACTGGAAATTGGAATTCCTTTTCATTAATAAAGACAGCCGGAACCATTTTTACATTTCTCTTTACAGCCTCAGCAACGATTTGTAATCCTATATCAATCGTTTCAGGTTCCTCTTTTAAGCCATACTCTTCAACTAGCATTTTCTTAATCGTATCACTATCTTTTTCATGCCATTCGCTTTGCTTAGCAAATAAATCTTTCATTAATTCATAGATCTTTTCTGGGTTTTTATAGTCAAAGAAGCAATTTGCCAATGTACCATACAATAGCATTTCACGTGGTTTGTCAAAGTGTTTAATGATATATTGTACTTTACCATCTTGAATGTAGGATTTTAATGTTTGATCAGCATTTTCAAAAAAAGTTGCACAATACGGACAAGCAAGATTTAGAAAAACTTCGACTTTTACTGGAGCATCAGAAGAGCCATAGCTCAAATGTGCATTTTCAACTGTTATCGTCATTTTGAAACCTCCTAATTATTCAATGTTACTTGGAATGATAGCTTCATCAACATTTACTGCATCCTTAACACTAATTTCATTTTCTAATAAACCTGCTTTAAAGAATGTATCCGCTAACTGTTGTTGGCTTGTAATAATTGCCTCATCAATTTTTTGTACTCCAAATGTCCGGCGATTATTAGCCTGTTGAAGTGGGGCAACATCTAAACCTAATTCAGTAGCTAAGATTTCCGCAACTTCATCTTTATTTTCATTAGCCCATTGGTCAGCATTTTGTAATTCTTCTAGGATGATTTTTGCAATATCAGGTTGTTCAGTTAATAATTTTTCTGTAGCAAAGTAGAATGTACGGTTTTCTGTTAAATCAGAACCACTTACAATAGTACGAGTTTCGATTGTGTTTTCAACAATCGCTAAGTACGGATCCCATGAGCCGTACACATCAAATTCACCTTTAGTGAAAGCAGCCAAGCCCTCAGCAGCATCTTTGTAAAATACGATTTCAACTTCGTCTTGTGAAATACCTGCTTGTTCTAATGCAACAAGTAATAAGTAATGTTGGTTACCGCCTCTAGTTACACCGATTTTTTTACCTTTTAAATCTTCAACTGTTTCAATATCAGAGTCGGCTTTTGCCACTAACGCAACTCCCTCTGGATATGGAGCTTCAGAAGCTACATAGTTTAATGGGTGACCACCAGCTTGCATAAATACTGCGTTACCGTCAGAAGCGTGACCAAAGTCAATATTGTTTGTGAGCAATGCTTCTAGTAATACTGTACCAGTAGGGAACACTTTCCATTCCACTGTATATCCCGCTTCTTTAAGCGCTGTGTCAAGATTCCCATGTTCTTTTAAAATGTTTAGTGTATTTCCCTTTTGATAACCAATTCTAATAACACCTTTGTCTGCAGGTGTGGAACTTTCACCATTAGTAGAGTTGTTTGATGAGCTATCAGTAGACTCGTTGTTTGCTGACTCACTGCTTCCACAAGCTGCCAAAATCAATACAAAAATCGCAGTGATAAATAATAATAGTGATTTTTTCATTCTAATTTCCCCCTAAAATTTGATTCAGTATTTTTTGTTCGTAATAAGTGAATTTTTCATCACGTTCACGAGGTCTTGGTAAATCAATAATTTCATCTAATTGGATGCTCCCTTTGTCGATGACGATCACACGATCTGCAAGTCGAACTGCTTCTGTTACATCATGGGTAACGAGAAGGGAAGTGAACTTTTGTTGTTGCCATAGGTCTTCGATTAAATTTTGCATTTCAATGCGAGTTAAAGCATCTAGAGCACCAAGTGGTTCATCAAAAAGTAGTATATCTGGATTGCTTGCTAATGCTCGGGCAAGGGCGATACGTTGTTTTTGACCACCAGACAATTGATCAGGCCAGTCACCTTGTTTATCAATTAAACCTACTTTTTTAAGGGAGGTCTGTGCAACATCATTGTTTACCGCCCCGAGTTCTATATTTTTTATAATGCTTTTCCAAGGAATTAAACGATCATCTTGGAACATAATGCGAATTTTTGGATTGTTATTCTCGATGCCAGAAAAGGAAAGAGTACCATTTGAGATATCTTCAAGCTGAGCAATTACTCTGAGTAAAGTACTTTTACCACAACCACTTTTTCCAACTATGGCAGTAAAGCTACCAGGATCAATAGAGAGATTAATAGTTTTGAGTACCTCATTATCCCCATAACTTTTACTTACATTCTTTAGTTCAATGCCAAACATCTGTAACACCTCAATTTCTTCACTTTATTTCTTACGAAAAGCTGGATGCCATTTTAATAAGCGATGTTCAAATAGCTTGGCAATTAAATCAGATAGTTTACCCAAAATGGCATATAGAACAATTGTTAAAACGATAATGTCCATTTGCATGAATTCACGAGCGCTCGTTGCCATGAAGCCAATTCCAGCATCAGTACCAATCGTTTCAGCAACAATTAAAGATACCCACATGACTCCTAATGCATATCGAATCCCAACTAAAATCGAAGGAAGGGCACCAGGTAATATTATATTTGTAAATAATTTTCCTCGGGATAGTCCGTAAACATTTCCCATTTCAATCAGTTTTCTGTCTACATTTTTTATTCCGTTAAATGTATTGATATAGATTGGGAACATCACGCCAAGGGCAACTAAGAAAATCTTTGCATCCTCGCCAATTCCAAACCATAAAATAACAAGTGGAATTAATGCTAGATGTGGGATTGTTCGAATCATTTGGACGGTTGTATCAACAGTTCTTTCAAAGAAAAGAACTGTTCCATTAATTAATCCAAGTATGAATCCAATCACGCCACCGATGATAAAGCCGATCAAAGCTCTTTGTGTACTTATCAACACATGGGTTTGCAAATCACCTGATACAGAAAGTTGAATTGCAGCATCCACTACTTCAAGTGGTGAAGGTAATAATGTGGTTGTAATAATTTTGTATTGCACAAGAAATTGCCAAAAAACCACTATGAAAATAGGTAAAACCCACGGTATAAGACGATTGTCGTACCATTTCTTATCTTTTTTCCCTTTATTCAATAAATCACCCACTTATCATCATAAATAGAAATATTATGTAACAAAATTATTTTAGCAATCCCTAGTAAAATTGTAAATATTTAATTTGTATAATATATATAGGTTTAGTTGGTTTTTATGTGGAATAAACTCTAGAAATAATTTCTATGATTATAAAAGGGGGAAAAGTAAGAGGTACTTTACATACCTAAACAATTGTTTATCCATATTAGTATTAGTATTATTTCAACTTTGACAGGATCGAAAATTTGCGAATAAAGACAACACAACTGGTAATATCATTTTGCCCTTTATAGCGATTCTAACAACTAAATTGGATAACAATTGTTCTAGGGTTATGTTATTCACCCATAGTATTTTACAAGAAAATTATGGTAACATAACATAATAAATCATAACAATGCTTATTAGAATTGTAAACAGTATATTCTTATTAAATATATTGTTTTAATAAGAATTGAACCTTTATATTAATATTTTAATAGATTCATTGATGTTATTTTCGGCAAATACGGATGCTTATTTATTTTGATGTGGAACTTATTTACAGCTTATTCGTATTAAGAGTAAATGATTTTAAGGGGGATATAAATGATGAGTAATCAAGGATGTATAAAATGTGGAAGTAAAAACGCAGATACGAAAGAAGTAGCTATGACTGGAACTGGTCTATCTAAAATGTTCGATATACAGCACAATCAATTTGTTGTAGTGTATTGTAATAATTGTGGGTATTCAGAGTTCTATAATAAAAATTCATCTAAAGGTTCTAATATTCTCGATTTATTCTTTGGTGGATGATTAAAATTTATTTATATGACAAATTGTAACATAGGTGCCTGATGACCATAAAAAAATAAACGCTCTCTTTTCAAATAATTCAGGGGTCATACGGGCACATCTTGTTGGAGAAGGGTACCAGAAAGGAGGATTTCGTTTGCAAGAATATGCTAATAAACAAGTCTTCATTGATGAAATCACTAAAAGAGCAACGTTATTTATCAATGAATTTCGAACTATTAATAATCTTGATAAAGATATCTTCGTAGATGGAGTGGATAAAACACCATCTCAGATGATTGCTTATCAACTAGGATGGATTAATTTAATATTATCATGGGAACTGGATAATAAAGAGGGAAAAGAAGTAATAACACCAACGCCTGATTATAAGTGGAATAACTTAGGCGGACTTTATCAGAGTTTTTATGATCAGTATACAGATCATTCAATTGAAATGTTAATTAGTATGTTCGAGCAAAGTGTTAATAGTATTATTCAATTAGTAGAGAGCTATAATGATACGGAATTATTTCAGCAAGGCGGTAGACAATGGGCAACTACTACTCCTTCTAGCTGGCCATTTATAAATGGATACATATAAATACAGTTGCACCTTTCAAATCCTTTAGAACAAAAATTAGAAAATGGAAAAAGGTTCGTGGATTGTAGGAATCGCTCAGACTTATACCTGAGCGATTTAGAGTATATGGGAATTTCTCAGTCCGTACCAACGATTGTACTTCTTCTCTCTAAAAATACAACGTCTTTCCAAACGCCATCAAGTTTAGCTATTTTTTCTCGAATGCCAACAACTTTAAATCCATTCTTTTTATGTAGCTGAATGCTTCCTGTATTTTCCTCGAAAATTTTCGCTTCCAGAGTCCAAAATCCTTGCTCTTCTGATTGGAGGATTAAATTTTGTAGAAGGTATGTGCCGATTCCTCTACCCTTAGAATCTGGATGGATATAGATGCTGACTTCTCCTACACCGGCATAAACTTCTCTAGTAGATACTGGCATAAGTTTACACCAGCCCAAAATCTTTGAATTATCTTCTGCCACAAGTGTACATTCTACATTTGCATTTCCAAACCAACGTTCAAAAGAAGAGGGGACATTCCTTTCAAAAGTAGCGATTTTTGTTGCAATACCAGCCTCGTAAATGAATCTTACTTGTTCCCAATCCTTCTCCATCACTTTTCTAATTTGTATCGACACTACACATTTCCTCCGATTTATAAAAATGTAATTTAATTCTAATTGTTTTACTTGCAAAATGCAAGCAAATACAGTATAAATTAATTAAGAGGTGGATGTTATGGAAATTAGTCGCGATATTTTTCACGTACTAACAAGAAGATTCGGTTTACTTAATAAAAATTGTTGTACAGTAGGTGATTTTGAAATTTCATTAGTTCAAAGTCATATCCTTTATGAAATTGATAAACAAAAAGAACCGTCTATGCAACAAATTGCAGATACATTAGCAATGGATATCACTACATTCAGCAGACAAATACAAACTTTAGTAAAGATGGAATTGGTGAAAAAAACCTCTTCATCATTAGATAAGCGAGTATCTATATTGAGCCTAACGGTACAAGGGAAATTTGTAGCAAGTAGTATTGATTCCTCTATGAATGCATACTTAGACGAAGTATTTTCTCATATGAATGAATTTGAAAAGGAAACGGTAATACGATCTTTGCAACTATTGAACGATTGCATGGCGAAGACCTCCGTTTGTTGTACGCCATTATATTAATGTTGGTATGCTTTAATTTCGTATAGATTCGGATATAATACTTGTATTTTGCAAATAATTAAAGTAACGGAGGTTTTAAGGTGAATAAATTACAGTTTGAAATTATCAATTCAAGTAAATGTTGTGGTCCAATAGAAAAGCAAGCTGTGAATAATTGTTGTAATACATCCACTCATTCTAATGCAGTCAAACCTTTGCAAGAACATGTCGCTCATTTACCAATTGCAGTTATTGGTGCAGGTCCAATCGGTTTGGCTGCAGCTGCTCATTTGGTAGATCAAGGGCAAAACTTTATTTTGTTAGAATCGGGTACTCGTGTTGGAAGTCACATGTTGGAATGGGGGCATGTTCGATTATTTTCACCTTGGCAATATAATATTGATAAAGTGGCTAAGAAGTTATTAGAGAAAAATGGTTGGACTGCGCCACATGAAGAAATACTTCCTACAGGAAAAGAAATGGTTGAACAGTATTTAGAGCCGTTAGCAAGCTTACCTGAAATAAAAGACCGTATTTTGTTCAACTCAAAAGTCGTTGCTGTTAGTAAAAAAGGCTTTGATAAAATGAAGAATATTGGAAGAGAAGATGTACCTTTTGTTTTATATGTAGAACGACAAGGTGTCACAGAAAGATTAGAGGCGAGGGCAGTAATAGATGCAACAGGTACATGGTCTAATCCTAACCCACTTAATGCAGATGGAATATGGACGATAGAAGAACGGTCTTTAAACAAGCATATAAAATATAGTATTCCCAATATTAACGAGACTGATCGTGATAAATACTTAAATAAAAGAGTTGCTGTAGTTGGAGGGGGTCACTCTGCAATTAACACTATTCTAGAACTAGCAGAATTAGAGCAAGTAGAAATTTATTGGGTAATGAGAAAAGAAAAAGTAGAGGATGCCTACGGTGGAGAAGAAAAAGATGCTTTGGAAGCAAGAGGGGAGTTAGGTAAAAGAATTCATCAGCTTGTGGATGAAGGACGCGTCAAAGTCTTCACTCCTTTTAAAATTTATCGATTAAAACATACAGGATTGGGTATTGATTTAATCGGTGAATACAAAGGTAAAACGTATATTCTTTCAGGAATAGAAGAAATTATTACGAACACGGGTAGTCGTCCGGATTTTTCATTTTTACTTGAGCTTCGATTAAGTGTGGATGCTGTAACGGAAAGTGTAAAGGCATTATCACCATTAATAGATCCTAATCTTCATAGCTGTGGAACAGTCCGACCACATGGGGAAGAAATTTTAAGACAGCCTGAAAAAAACTTCTACATTGTTGGAATGAAAAGTTACGGTCGTGCACCTACTTTTTTAATGGCGACAGGGTATGAACAAGTGCGATCGATCGTTGCTTATTTAGTAGGAGATATAGACTCATCCAAAAAAATAGAACTTGAATTACCGGAGACTGGTGTGTGTAATTCGACATTACCAATTAGTAATTCTAGTTGTTGCTAATATAAAATCATTCGTAAATAAAAATGGCATAGCTCAATAGGTGATGCCATTTTTTATTTAACTTCATCGGTACACTTAAGATGTTCACTCGATTTAATTGAATCATTATTTTAGAAGATATATAGTAAAATTAATCATACATATTTGGAGGTTCGTGATGAACATAAGTTTATTATTAGGTGTAGTATTAGCTTTTCTAGGAGTAACACTCGGTGCATTTGGTGCACATGCCTTAAAAGATAAATTTCCGGAACCACGCCATGAGCAATACTGGAACACAGCGGTGCAATATCATATGTACCATGCTTTAGGAATGATAGCAATTGGAATTTTATCGATGGATGCGTTGTTAGGGACGTCAGATATACTTTCATGGGCGAGTTATTTAATGTTTGCAGGAGTTATTTTTTTTAGTGGAAGCCTTTATGTCCTCGCTGTAACTGGAGTAAAAAAACTAGGAGCGATTACGCCAATTGGTGGGTTATTATTTTTAGTGGCATGGGTATTAGTTGCAATTGAAGTCTTATCATAAAGCATAAAAAAGTGAGAACAACTGATTCCCTTCGTTCTCACTTTTTATATATTAGGGGGAATTTACAAGTTAACTCAAATTCTCTGTCAAGCTTGATAACGACACTTCACGTTCATTTGCTGGGTCATCTAAAGGATAAATTCTTGCTGTTTCTTTCTTTTCATCAACATGCTGAATAAAGACTCGCTCACCGTTGTAAAATACGTTTGCAATTACTGGTGACTCTGAAATTTCCTGAGCTCTTTGTACATTCATTCCTTGTCCTCCTTATTAGTTATGCAAATGACCTTTCACAACAATTATTTACTTACGGGATAAAAAAATATTCTTAAAAATTAATTTTTATATATGTCTAGTAGTGGTAATTTTTGAGAAAAATGATAAGGGAACTTTTGAATAAGAGAAAAAATCTTGATAGTGGGGAGAAGCGATGTATGAACATGGAATACCTTACGATAATCAAAAGCTAAGAAGAGCTCCTCACTTACCGTGGGTGATGAAGCAAACATGGAGCGATATTTTATTTGTACACTATCCTGTAAAAAAGGGGTTACTTAAAAGTCTTATACCAAAAGCATTAACCATAGATACCTTTGATAATTATGGGTGGGTGACCATTGTACCGTATCTTACGAGTGCCATGCGTATGAAAGGTCTACCGGCAATTCCTGGTATGCAAAGATTTCCTGGGTATAATATTCGAACTTATGTAACGGTTAATGGAAAACCGGGTGTTTACTTCTTCGGTCTTACTGCGGCAAATTGGATTAGTGTAAATATGGCAAAGCTCTTTTTTAACTTACCATATTATTATGTAGATATGAGTTTTCGGCGTCAGGGAAATAGAATGGAATTTGGTAGTGAGACAATTGGGGAAGATGCTCTTATCTGTCAGTACAAACCGATAACAGAAAAGTTTCTGGCAAAAAAAGGTTCCTTAGATGAATGGTTGTTAGAGCGCTATTGTTTATATACAACTAATAAGCAAGGGGAACCACTTCGATGCGATATATTGCACCAGCCATGGCTATTACAAAATGCGGAAGCAAATTTTTTCCATAATGAATTACTATCAAAGTATCAAATTATCCCCGAATCCACTGATCCTATTTTACATTTTTCTAAAGAAGCGGTTGTTCGGATTTGGCCCCTCGTTTCTGCAAATAAATTTTGATGAAACATAAAAGGCTATCTAGTATCAAAAAAACCAAACCTTTCTTAATTTAAAACGTATAGTAAAATGAAAACTTAATGAATGGGGTGTTATTTTGAAAAAATCTATCATGCTGCTAATATTTGGGTTTAGTATTATTTTAGCAGGTTGTCAAAGTGAAGAAGAAAATTTAGTCGATGAATTTTTTAAAAATGCTGAAGAAATGATAAATAGTGAAGAATTAATTCAAGGTGCTGAGGAAATTATCAATAGTGATGAACTTAAAAATGGTACAGAACAATTTATCAATAGTTTTAATGAAGTAGCAAATCAACTTGGGGAACAGCTTGAAAATGGTCAGAATTTATTAAATCTATCTGAGACAGAGATTTTTGGTTCCCTTGCTACATACTTGGATGTGCCATTAGATTATTTAATCATTGATGCCTACCCAAATGGCGATAAAATTAGCATTGAAGTGCGACAAAACAACGAGGCAATGGGAGTAGGTGATCCTAATGTTGCACCTATGCTTGGTATGTTTGAAGTTCGAACAGATGGCAAACTTTACGTTATGGATCAGTAACTGACACTTGTCAACGTAAGATTGGGGTTGCTAATAACTGATTAGCAATTATTTGGTTAAATATAATTGAGTTTGAGGTAAAATTACGAAGAGGTGAGCATGACGTGATAAAAGTAAATATAGGTCTGTTTTTATTACTAATTAGTGCTATAATTTATGGTTCCATACTTATCGCTGCATCAATTTACTCGCAGGTATTAGTTAAAGGAAATATAGGCTGGGATACTCGTTATGGAGTTTTTGGAACTTCATTCAGAGAGATAGGAACTATTCCTTTAAGTATATCAATATTATTAACTCTTAGTGGAGTGGTAATCATAGTGCTTTCTATTAGAAAAAAAATATAAGAAATCATACAACAAAAAGTGCTGAGCCCCAAGAGAATTAAAGCTTCTTTTAATGTTTTTTTAATTTTAAATAGGCTGTTCTATAAACCTATTTTTGGTTTATAGAACAGCCTTAGATTTTATAGTTTAAATTTTTCATCAGGAGATTACGTACTGGTTAACTAATAAAAGGAAAAGTAAGATGAGCATTCCATTAAGGGATGCTTCAGAGTGTTGACAAAATACCTCGAGAGTTGCATCTCTCGAGGTATTTTGTCTTTTTAAAATCGTTTAGGTATAAATTATTACCAGATTTCGGGTATTAATCGTCTAAAAGGCTGGAGCATATGACTATCGTGTATATTCCCTGGAGTGACAATAGAGCCTAATACAAATCCTCTTTCATCTGTCGTTGTATGAAAAGAATACGCAAACTGTTTCGTACGTTCATCTTTTACATAGTAACCACTTCCGTTTTCCTCACGATCGATCGATATTCAGTTCTTCTTGAAGCTTCGCTTCATAAGCACGTGTTTCTTTTCGTACAAGTTTCTTATCATACTTCCGTTTATTAGCACTTGCCTTTACATGTGTAGAATCAATAAAAACATGGTCTTCTGATAAGAAACCACAGTCCATAATCTCTTTTAAGATACGGTAAAAAATCTGTTCAAAGATATCGGTATCTTGAAAGCGACGTTCATAGCTCTTACCGAACGTTGAAAAATGTGGAACTTCTGTATGAAAGCCGAATCCTAGAAACCAACGATAAGCCATATTTGTTTCAATCACTTTAATCGTTTGGCGCATTGAACGAATGCCGAATGTATATTGAATAAACGTCATTTTAAATAGAACAACAGGATCAATACTTGGTCTTCCAACAGTGGAGTATAGAGGTTCAACTAATGGATAGATAAATTTAAAATCAATTGCAGCATCTAGTTTACGGACCAGGTGGTCCTTTGGTACAAGTTGTTCAATAGTTAGCATTTCAAACTGTTCACGTTCATTGATTTGATTTTTCGTCATCATGGTTATCATCACCTCAGAGTATTAGAAGCGTTACACCATTGTATTAGCCGATATAAGTCGATTCTCGTTACAGGCGCGAAGACTCCTACGGGAACAGCACGAGCCGAAGCACCCGGACTGAGCGTAGCGAGGGAGAAGGCTGAGGCCGTGCCCGTGGAAAGCGTAGCGCCTGTAACGGAAATCGTCGATTTCTTAATATGTATTGTAAATAGAAAAAAGACTGTAGACAATCTCAAATTTTCGAGTTTGTCTACAGTCTGGAGCATTCCATAAGGGATGCTTTTTTTTAATGGAGAAATTAAAACCTTGTATCATTTTTAAGAATCCATTGAGTAAAGATTCAACTTTTGTCCAAAAATGATATTAAATGATTGCAAAGGAATGAGAGAAAATGGCAATGTGTCCTTTATGTAATTCCATTAA
Above is a genomic segment from Lysinibacillus sp. PLM2 containing:
- the dsbG gene encoding thioredoxin — encoded protein: MTITVENAHLSYGSSDAPVKVEVFLNLACPYCATFFENADQTLKSYIQDGKVQYIIKHFDKPREMLLYGTLANCFFDYKNPEKIYELMKDLFAKQSEWHEKDSDTIKKMLVEEYGLKEEPETIDIGLQIVAEAVKRNVKMVPAVFINEKEFQFPVELDAKQLKDEVDQLL
- a CDS encoding sulfonate ABC transporter substrate-binding protein, with amino-acid sequence MKKSLLLFITAIFVLILAACGSSESANNESTDSSSNNSTNGESSTPADKGVIRIGYQKGNTLNILKEHGNLDTALKEAGYTVEWKVFPTGTVLLEALLTNNIDFGHASDGNAVFMQAGGHPLNYVASEAPYPEGVALVAKADSDIETVEDLKGKKIGVTRGGNQHYLLLVALEQAGISQDEVEIVFYKDAAEGLAAFTKGEFDVYGSWDPYLAIVENTIETRTIVSGSDLTENRTFYFATEKLLTEQPDIAKIILEELQNADQWANENKDEVAEILATELGLDVAPLQQANNRRTFGVQKIDEAIITSQQQLADTFFKAGLLENEISVKDAVNVDEAIIPSNIE
- the ssuB gene encoding aliphatic sulfonate ABC transporter ATP-binding protein — encoded protein: MFGIELKNVSKSYGDNEVLKTINLSIDPGSFTAIVGKSGCGKSTLLRVIAQLEDISNGTLSFSGIENNNPKIRIMFQDDRLIPWKSIIKNIELGAVNNDVAQTSLKKVGLIDKQGDWPDQLSGGQKQRIALARALASNPDILLFDEPLGALDALTRIEMQNLIEDLWQQQKFTSLLVTHDVTEAVRLADRVIVIDKGSIQLDEIIDLPRPRERDEKFTYYEQKILNQILGGN
- the ssuC gene encoding putative aliphatic sulfonates transport permease protein SsuC, which produces MNKGKKDKKWYDNRLIPWVLPIFIVVFWQFLVQYKIITTTLLPSPLEVVDAAIQLSVSGDLQTHVLISTQRALIGFIIGGVIGFILGLINGTVLFFERTVDTTVQMIRTIPHLALIPLVILWFGIGEDAKIFLVALGVMFPIYINTFNGIKNVDRKLIEMGNVYGLSRGKLFTNIILPGALPSILVGIRYALGVMWVSLIVAETIGTDAGIGFMATSAREFMQMDIIVLTIVLYAILGKLSDLIAKLFEHRLLKWHPAFRKK
- the ypzJ gene encoding hypothetical protein, with protein sequence MMSNQGCIKCGSKNADTKEVAMTGTGLSKMFDIQHNQFVVVYCNNCGYSEFYNKNSSKGSNILDLFFGG
- a CDS encoding hypothetical protein (frameshifted, deletion at around 561405), whose product is MQEYANKQVFIDEITKRATLFINEFRTINNLDKDIFVDGVDKTPSQMIAYQLGWINLILSWELDNKEGKEVITPTPDYKWNNLGGLYQSFYDQYTDHSIEMLISMFEQSVNSIIQLVESYNDTELFQQGGRQWATTTPSSWPFINGYI
- a CDS encoding N-acetyltransferase, producing MSIQIRKVMEKDWEQVRFIYEAGIATKIATFERNVPSSFERWFGNANVECTLVAEDNSKILGWCKLMPVSTREVYAGVGEVSIYIHPDSKGRGIGTYLLQNLILQSEEQGFWTLEAKIFEENTGSIQLHKKNGFKVVGIREKIAKLDGVWKDVVFLERRSTIVGTD
- the ywdK gene encoding UPF0382 membrane protein YwdK, giving the protein MNISLLLGVVLAFLGVTLGAFGAHALKDKFPEPRHEQYWNTAVQYHMYHALGMIAIGILSMDALLGTSDILSWASYLMFAGVIFFSGSLYVLAVTGVKKLGAITPIGGLLFLVAWVLVAIEVLS
- the sspH gene encoding small, acid-soluble spore protein H; protein product: MNVQRAQEISESPVIANVFYNGERVFIQHVDEKKETARIYPLDDPANEREVSLSSLTENLS
- the yqjF gene encoding hypothetical protein, yielding MYEHGIPYDNQKLRRAPHLPWVMKQTWSDILFVHYPVKKGLLKSLIPKALTIDTFDNYGWVTIVPYLTSAMRMKGLPAIPGMQRFPGYNIRTYVTVNGKPGVYFFGLTAANWISVNMAKLFFNLPYYYVDMSFRRQGNRMEFGSETIGEDALICQYKPITEKFLAKKGSLDEWLLERYCLYTTNKQGEPLRCDILHQPWLLQNAEANFFHNELLSKYQIIPESTDPILHFSKEAVVRIWPLVSANKF
- a CDS encoding hypothetical protein (frameshifted, insertion at around 567145) — encoded protein: MMTKNQINEREQFEMLTIEQLVPKDHLVRKLDAAIDFKFIYPLVEPLYSTVGRPSIDPVVLFKMTFIQYTFGIRSMRQTIKVIETNMAYRWFLGFGFHTEVPHFSTFGKSYERRFQDTDIFEQIFYRILKEIMDCGFLSEDHVFIDSTHVKASANKRKYDKKLVRKETRAYEAKLQEELNIDRS